From one Danio rerio strain Tuebingen ecotype United States chromosome 19, GRCz12tu, whole genome shotgun sequence genomic stretch:
- the rnf5 gene encoding E3 ubiquitin-protein ligase RNF5, with amino-acid sequence MEAAEQQRSSSDGAAARGAGFPGSGGGAGPGGGAEGERDRERATFECNICLDTARDAVISLCGHLFCWPCLHQWLETRPSRQQCPVCKAGISRDKVIPLYGRGSSSQEDPRLKTPPRPQGQRSEPESRGPFQGFGDTGFHMSFGIGAFPFGFFTTVFNTNNPFHRADAHYGADQQANENANNGNNWQDSLFLFLAIFFFFWILSV; translated from the exons ATGGAGGCCGCAGAGCAGCAGCGGAGCTCGAGTGACGGCGCGGCCGCCAGAGGAGCGGGTTTCCCGGGCAGCGGAGGCGGAGCAGGTCCTGGTGGAGGCGCGGAGGGCGAGCGGGACAGAGAACGGGCCACTTTCGAGTGCAATATCTGCCTGGACACCGCCCGAGACGCGGTCATCAGCCTCTGTGGACACCTGTTCTG ttgGCCGTGTCTTCATCAG tggttGGAGACGCGTCCCAGCAGACAGCAGTGTCCCGTGTGTAAAGCAGGAATCAGCCGTGATAAAGTGATTCCTCTGTACGGCCGCGGCAGCAGCAGTCAGGAGGACCCcag attGAAAACGCCCCCTCGACCTCAAGGTCAAAGGTCAGAGCCGGAGAGCAGAGGA ccgtTTCAGGGTTTTGGAGACACAGGCTTTCACATGTCTTTCGGGATCGGTGCTTTTCCTTTTGGTTTTTTCACCACAGTCTTTAACACCAACAACCCTTTCCACAGAGCAG ACGCTCATTACGGAGCAGATCAGCAAGCCAACGAAAACGCAAACAACGGCAACAACTGGCAGGACTCGCTCTTCCTCTTCCTCgccatcttcttcttcttctggatCCTGAGCGTCTGA